The Kosakonia sp. SMBL-WEM22 sequence ATAGAGCCGGGTATGCAAAATATTATTTTTGCGCAATGGGAGTTCGTCATCACGCACGTTACCAGCAATATCCATAATGATGGACTGAAGCGCGTCAGTAGCATGAAGCAAAACAAATTTGTCACTGCGGGCAAAGAGTGCGCCGTAATCAAGCGTGACGATTTTACCACTCAAAAGGAAGCTAAACTCTTCATCTTCCTCTTTCTGCAGCTTTACTGAACCCGGTTCTGGCTGCTGGAGTATGACAGGCTCTGCTTCATCGACAAATTGCGGTCCACTCTCTTCACTAAGAGTGAGGGCCGCCGGAGCTTTCCCATCACAGTATCTTTGCCAGATAGCGCGCATGGCATTGGAGAAATGGACAGCAAACTTCTCACCATCACACACCGGTGATTTGATAAGAATTTCACGTAAATGCTGGCGAATAACTGTCAGACTGGTTAAATCTTGCGTGAGACCCAGAACGATATCGATGTAGTGTTCCCAGCTTTGCGCCACCAGCTCCTGCATACCCGCATTCGTCAGATGCGTGGCCGAATGCCGGCCCGCAAACGTAGGCCCAGGTAACGTCACCACTGGAACGCCCATCATCATCGCTTCACAGGTGGTTAATCCACCCGAATAGGGCCACGGATCGAGCGCAATATCGACATCGTTATAGCACGCCAGCAGATCTTTATGCGCAGAGCTTCCTTCAATACGCACGCGTTCACGTGAAATACCATTCATTTCAAGTTGAGAAAGAACGCGTTCCTTGAGGCCTTCATTTTCGAAGTTGAAGCTTTTCAGGAAGAGACGTGAATCCGCAACAGCGTGCATAATGACAGACCATTGCTGCAATAATACTTCATTAATTTTTGTGGCGTTATTGAAGCAACCAAAGGTGATAAAGCCATTACGCTTAACCGGATTGTCGGCCAGAGGAGGCAAATAGGCCGGCGGATCGTAACAGATATAATCATTCGGCATTCTGATAAGCTTTTCTGTATAAAGCGTATCACTACCCTCTGGCGTCTCGATATTATCGCTGATGAGATAATCCATGGTCTGCAATCCGGTGCTGCTGATCAAGCCACCAACCCATTTGACCTGGAGAGGGGCAGGTGCAAGCTGGAAGTTGCGCATGCAGCTATTCGAGTTGTAGCCACTAAGGTCCAACAGGATATCGATCTCATCCTCACGAATAATGCTATCGAGTTTGTCTACAGAATAGTTTTCGACAACCATCCATTTTGAGCAGAAGCGCTTAATGCGCTGAGTCATATGATCGTTTCTGAAATTGGTGCTATAAGCGTAAAACTCGATCTGCGAAGCGGGTATAGCAGACAGCGCTAAAGTAATCATATTCCCAACCGGATGCAGTCGGAAACCATCTGAGATCATGCCGACACGTAAGCGCTTATTTTTATCCAACTCTTTGGCTTTAATACGAGGCTTCTGGCGTACAGCGAATTTTTCTTGCCACTCCTGACAGATTGCCAAAATATCTTCGGCAGTCTGCTGCGGATTATAATGCGCACCAACAATACGGTTGTAATAGGGAATGGGATCGTCAGTGGTATGTTTGGTAGCATTGATGAAAGCATCATCCATTTCAGCAAACAGGCTTTGATCCTGGTAAATCATCCCAAGATTATTCCAGTGCAACCAGTTGGCGGGATCTTCTTCTAACAACTCTTTATAGATCTCAACGGCCTGCTCATATTTTTTCTGTTTTAATAGCGTAGAAGCCAGAAATGCGCGGAAGCCGAGTGATTGCGACTTACCTAAAGCAGTTATCGCATTATTCAGCACGGTCACAGCTTCATCATAACGCTCACTCTGATAGAGCAAATCCACACGAGCATGAATAGCGTCTTCATAATATTGATTAAGCTCTAGCGCGTGGTTGTAACTTTTTTCTGCCTGCGGAAAGTTGCCCATCTTCTGGTGCGCCCTACCGATCAGTAAGTGCAAAAAGGGGTCGTTGCTGTTTTGATTAACCAACTTTTGCGCAATCTGCAATGTCTTCTCGGGCTGATCGGACAGATAAGCTAATGCTTGCTCGGTTTTACCCTTATAAGCGGGAGTGGTTTTTTTTGGTGCTGCAGGCCAGGCAAGTCTTTGCTTCATATCGGTGCTCCATAATTATGACGGGCATACAGAGGAAACACCGTATGCGCAGGATTGCACCAATGGTAAAAAAAATAAAAAAAAATAACGGGCAAAATACCCGTTATTTTTGATGCTAATTTTACAGATTGTTTTTGCGTTATTAACGCAGCAGGGACAGCATGGTCTGCGGAACCTGGTTGGCCTGAGCCAGTACAGAAGAACCAGCCTGCTGCAGGATCTGCGCGCGGGACATGTTGGATACTTCGGTCGCGTAATCAGAATCCTGAATACGGCTGCGCGCTGCGGACAGGTTGCTTACCGTGTTGTTCAGGTTAGTGATGGTAGATTCGAAACGGTTCTGGGAAGCACCCAGGGAGCTACGCTGAGTATCAACAGCTTTGATAGCGGCGTCGATATCTTTCAGCGGAGAACCGGAACCAGCAGAGGCGCCAGAGATCTTACCGGAAATAACGTCGAAACCAACTGCAGCCACGCTACGGTTTTCGCTGGCAACTTGTGCCAGAGAAGCTGCAGCACGGGTGTTATGGTAAACACCACCCGTCGGAGAAACGGTAGTTGAACCGCTTGCAGAAGCCAGGTTCCAGCCAGAAGCGCTGTTCATAGAGATGCTGATAGTTTCATCATCTTTCGCGCCAACCTGGAAATCGTAAGATTTGGCAGTAGCGGTCTGGTTGTTCAGGATTTTCTGGCCGTTGAAATCGGTCTGCGAAGTTACGCGGTCGATCTCTTTCATACGCTCGTTGACTTCAGACTGGATGGAGTCGATGTCAGAAGCGGAGTTGGAGCTGTTCTGCGCCTGAACGGTCAGGTCACGGATACGCTGCAGGTTGTTGTTCACTTCGCTCAGTGCGCCTTCAGCAGTCTGCGCCAGAGAGATACCGTCGTTGGCGTTACGAGCTGCAACGCTCAGACCGTTGATGTTAGAGGTGAAGCGGTTGGCAATCGCCTGGCCAGCAGCATCATCTTTAGCACTGTTGATACGCAGACCGGAAGAGAGACGCTCGATCGAAGTGCCCAGAGAAGACTGTGATTTAGTCAGGTTGTTCTGGGTCATCAGCGACAGGGTGTTAGTATTAATAACAGCCATGATATTTATCCTTCAGTAATAAGATGTAAGTTCCGGTATGCGCCAGCGGCTTCATCACCGTCATAATAGTTATCGACGTGATCGACGATCTCTTTAGTGGTTTTTTCTCAAGATATTCAATAAAGGCCGGGGTAAACATTAAGATATTGATTTATAACGACACAAATCCAATAAATGATTTTAAAAAAAAGCTTTTTTTTGAGCGAAAAGATATTCATCACACATCATATGTGGTTAATTGAACGCTTTTTAAATGAATAGCAAATACGGCAACTTTCCTTTAGCTGCGATATATTTTATTTTATAAGAAAAATCTCAATAATATTTAAAGCACAAATTTATTGTTCGTAAAAACTCGCAAGCGGGAACAGGAACGTCAGACAATAAAAAAAGCGCCGACAAGCGGCGCTTTTTGCAACAAAAGGGTTTGCGATTAACGCAGCAGGGACAGCATGGTCTGCGGAACCTGGTTGGCCTGAGCCAGTACAGAAGAACCAGCCTGCTGCAGGATCTGCGCGCGGGACATGTTGGATACTTCGGTCGCGTAATCAGAATCCTGAATACGGCTGCGCGCTGCGGACAGGTTGCTTACCGTGTTGTTCAGGTTAGTGATGGTAGATTCGAAACGGTTCTGGGAAGCACCCAGGGAGCTACGCTGAGTATCAACAGCTTTGATAGCGGCGTCGATATCTTTCAGCGGAGAACCGGAACCAGCAGTTGCGCCATTAACTTTACCGGAAATAACGTCAAAGCCAATTGCGTCCACTTTACGCTTGTCACCAGCAACGGTTGCCAGGGTGCCAGCAGCTACGGTGTTTGCATAAGTACCAGTAGCGCTCGGGTTAGCCGTGGTGCTGTCAGTTTTGGCAGAAGCCAGGTTCCAGCCAGCAGCGCTGTTCATAGAGATGCTGATGGTTTCATCATCCTTCGCGCCAACCTGGAAATCGTAAGATTTGGCAGTAGCGGTCTGGTTGTTCAGGATTTTCTGGCCGTTGAAATCGGTCTGCGAAGTTACGCGGTCGATCTCTT is a genomic window containing:
- a CDS encoding tetratricopeptide repeat protein; the protein is MKQRLAWPAAPKKTTPAYKGKTEQALAYLSDQPEKTLQIAQKLVNQNSNDPFLHLLIGRAHQKMGNFPQAEKSYNHALELNQYYEDAIHARVDLLYQSERYDEAVTVLNNAITALGKSQSLGFRAFLASTLLKQKKYEQAVEIYKELLEEDPANWLHWNNLGMIYQDQSLFAEMDDAFINATKHTTDDPIPYYNRIVGAHYNPQQTAEDILAICQEWQEKFAVRQKPRIKAKELDKNKRLRVGMISDGFRLHPVGNMITLALSAIPASQIEFYAYSTNFRNDHMTQRIKRFCSKWMVVENYSVDKLDSIIREDEIDILLDLSGYNSNSCMRNFQLAPAPLQVKWVGGLISSTGLQTMDYLISDNIETPEGSDTLYTEKLIRMPNDYICYDPPAYLPPLADNPVKRNGFITFGCFNNATKINEVLLQQWSVIMHAVADSRLFLKSFNFENEGLKERVLSQLEMNGISRERVRIEGSSAHKDLLACYNDVDIALDPWPYSGGLTTCEAMMMGVPVVTLPGPTFAGRHSATHLTNAGMQELVAQSWEHYIDIVLGLTQDLTSLTVIRQHLREILIKSPVCDGEKFAVHFSNAMRAIWQRYCDGKAPAALTLSEESGPQFVDEAEPVILQQPEPGSVKLQKEEDEEFSFLLSGKIVTLDYGALFARSDKFVLLHATDALQSIIMDIAGNVRDDELPLRKNNILHTRLYIFGNGEPANVHICLDPTYSSDLKPVSDLEGHRVVTEAVAHTEKLDEIESLQRVEWLILNNRFNLRDLFTYGANKISKSLVLDIRITFEPTHQGQMSYDEIHNVLREMGFVFHSFNEIQYAEANGKITPDVLSPTQMVAANMLFIPGAEKLAALPDGQREKLGFIMHMAYNISDVAHAALMLNGEERAAKYLLALNPQSETPVDESVDDEPAFIIPEMPRMSPEERVMFEKYLTKAKAYYEFGSGGSTKLATRHGVEVYGVESDKFWVETLRKEAGPLCKVEYVDIGPTKEWGYPVDETEKAKFPKYSEAIMRYKNGFDVILIDGRFRVACTLNAIKHTLQHKSAAQKTLIIIHDFWDRPNYHVVLNFLDVVDSAESLGVFKLKKNIDLKHLAEKLREYKYVTA
- a CDS encoding flagellin — translated: MAVINTNTLSLMTQNNLTKSQSSLGTSIERLSSGLRINSAKDDAAGQAIANRFTSNINGLSVAARNANDGISLAQTAEGALSEVNNNLQRIRDLTVQAQNSSNSASDIDSIQSEVNERMKEIDRVTSQTDFNGQKILNNQTATAKSYDFQVGAKDDETISISMNSASGWNLASASGSTTVSPTGGVYHNTRAAASLAQVASENRSVAAVGFDVISGKISGASAGSGSPLKDIDAAIKAVDTQRSSLGASQNRFESTITNLNNTVSNLSAARSRIQDSDYATEVSNMSRAQILQQAGSSVLAQANQVPQTMLSLLR
- a CDS encoding flagellin — translated: MAVINTNTLSLMTQNNLTKSQSSLGTSIERLSSGLRINSAKDDAAGQAIANRFTSNINGLSVAARNANDGISLAQTAEGALSEVNNNLQRIRDLTVQAQNSSNSASDIDSIQSEVNERMKEIDRVTSQTDFNGQKILNNQTATAKSYDFQVGAKDDETISISMNSAAGWNLASAKTDSTTANPSATGTYANTVAAGTLATVAGDKRKVDAIGFDVISGKVNGATAGSGSPLKDIDAAIKAVDTQRSSLGASQNRFESTITNLNNTVSNLSAARSRIQDSDYATEVSNMSRAQILQQAGSSVLAQANQVPQTMLSLLR